A DNA window from Halomicrobium mukohataei DSM 12286 contains the following coding sequences:
- the thpR gene encoding RNA 2',3'-cyclic phosphodiesterase encodes MSKRLFVSVGLDGLAEAVATVQEPFVDASGLNHVDPEQAHVTLQFLGETEPHRVDELVEELHAAVADSGVGPFTVSFEGLGVFPSLDYITVVWLGVDAGSEQLTRLHDAIEDRTTAMGFEPSDHEFTPHVTLARMNHAGDKELVQELVRERDPTAGTRRVEEIRLTESVHTDAGPLYSTIASVPLS; translated from the coding sequence ATGAGCAAGCGACTGTTCGTCAGCGTCGGACTGGACGGGCTGGCCGAGGCGGTCGCCACGGTCCAGGAACCCTTCGTCGACGCCAGCGGCCTGAACCACGTCGACCCGGAGCAGGCCCACGTCACCCTGCAGTTCCTCGGAGAGACCGAGCCCCACCGCGTCGACGAGCTCGTCGAGGAGCTACACGCGGCCGTCGCCGACAGCGGCGTCGGTCCGTTCACCGTCAGCTTCGAGGGGCTCGGCGTCTTCCCGAGTCTGGACTACATCACCGTCGTGTGGCTGGGCGTCGACGCCGGAAGCGAGCAGCTGACTCGCCTCCACGACGCGATCGAGGACCGGACCACCGCGATGGGGTTCGAACCGTCCGACCACGAGTTCACGCCACACGTCACGCTCGCCCGGATGAACCACGCCGGTGACAAGGAACTGGTCCAGGAGCTCGTTCGCGAGCGCGATCCGACTGCGGGCACGCGCCGCGTCGAGGAGATCCGACTGACCGAGAGCGTCCACACCGACGCGGGGCCGCTGTACTCGACGATCGCGTCGGTGCCGCTGTCGTGA
- the rpl18a gene encoding 50S ribosomal protein L18Ae — translation MSEFTVTGTFESRDGNQPFEKTVEAPNENVARDRAFAAFGSEHGLKRTQVEISEVAQ, via the coding sequence ATGAGTGAATTTACGGTCACCGGGACGTTCGAATCCCGTGACGGCAACCAGCCCTTCGAGAAGACGGTCGAAGCACCGAACGAGAACGTCGCGCGAGACCGAGCGTTCGCCGCCTTCGGCTCGGAGCACGGCCTCAAGCGCACGCAGGTCGAGATCAGCGAGGTGGCACAATGA
- the pfdA gene encoding prefoldin subunit alpha, giving the protein MMGGGGGGGQMQQIQQEIEQIEQEQEAIEEEIESLRNEQTEIDEAIEAIETLDSGDTVQVPLGGDAYLRAEIQDIDEVIVSLGGGYAAERAEAGAIDSLETKQDTIDDRIEDLESDIAELETEAEKMQQQAQQMQQQQMQQMMQQQEEGDDE; this is encoded by the coding sequence ATGATGGGCGGTGGCGGCGGTGGCGGCCAGATGCAGCAGATCCAGCAGGAGATCGAACAGATCGAACAGGAGCAGGAAGCCATCGAAGAGGAGATCGAGTCCCTGCGCAACGAGCAGACCGAGATCGACGAGGCCATCGAGGCCATCGAGACGCTCGACAGCGGCGACACGGTGCAGGTCCCGCTGGGTGGCGACGCCTACCTCCGCGCCGAGATTCAGGACATCGACGAGGTCATCGTCTCGCTCGGTGGCGGCTACGCCGCAGAGCGCGCGGAAGCCGGAGCCATCGACAGCCTCGAAACGAAGCAAGACACCATCGACGACCGCATCGAGGACCTCGAATCCGACATCGCCGAGCTCGAGACCGAGGCCGAGAAGATGCAACAGCAGGCCCAGCAGATGCAACAACAGCAGATGCAGCAGATGATGCAACAGCAGGAAGAAGGCGACGACGAGTAA
- a CDS encoding 50S ribosomal protein L39e: MSNKSKAQKKRLAKLDRQNSRIPAWVMLKTDRDVQRNHKRRNWRRGNTDE; encoded by the coding sequence ATGAGCAACAAATCGAAAGCCCAGAAGAAGCGCCTGGCAAAGCTCGACCGCCAGAACAGCCGCATCCCCGCGTGGGTCATGCTCAAGACCGACCGCGATGTCCAGCGCAACCACAAGCGTCGCAACTGGCGACGAGGCAACACTGACGAATAA
- a CDS encoding 50S ribosomal protein L31e: MSANDFEERVVTVPLRDADAEANHKKADKAMSIVREHLAKHFAVDEDAVRLDPSINEAIWERGRSNPPSKLRVRAARFDEEGENVVEAETAE; the protein is encoded by the coding sequence ATGAGCGCTAACGACTTCGAGGAACGGGTCGTCACCGTTCCGCTCCGCGACGCAGACGCAGAAGCGAACCACAAGAAGGCAGACAAGGCGATGTCCATCGTCCGCGAACACCTCGCGAAGCACTTCGCCGTCGACGAGGACGCCGTCCGCCTCGACCCATCGATCAACGAAGCGATCTGGGAACGCGGTCGGTCGAACCCGCCGAGCAAGCTCCGCGTACGCGCCGCCCGATTCGACGAAGAGGGCGAGAACGTCGTGGAAGCCGAGACTGCAGAGTAA
- the ftsY gene encoding signal recognition particle-docking protein FtsY, with protein MFDGLKDKLGSFTSDVEEDVDDEAQEAIEEDAAEADSAAPESGAQQTDAAPTEDAATADAPAADTDDASEEDDRGLTEKAKILATGKSIIDEEDLQDHLDDLELALLSSDVEMGVAGEILSGVEENLVGETRRRLSSTGNLVRDALRESLYDVISVGQFDFEQRIRAADKPVVIIFTGVNGVGKTTTIAKLSERLEGQGLSTVLANGDTYRAGANEQLQKHADNLDRTLISHEQGSDPAAVIYDAVEYAEANDTDVVLGDTAGRLHTSDDLMAQLEKIDRVIDPDMTIFVDEAVAGQDAVNRAREFDEAAEIDGAVLTKADADPQGGAAISIAHVTGKPILFLGTGQGYDDLERFDPEEVVDRLLDA; from the coding sequence ATGTTCGACGGACTGAAAGACAAGCTCGGTAGCTTCACCTCCGACGTCGAGGAAGACGTCGACGACGAGGCACAGGAGGCCATCGAGGAAGACGCTGCCGAGGCCGACAGCGCGGCACCCGAGAGCGGTGCCCAACAGACGGACGCCGCTCCCACAGAGGACGCGGCCACGGCGGACGCTCCGGCGGCCGACACGGACGATGCGTCGGAAGAGGACGACCGTGGCCTGACCGAGAAAGCCAAGATCCTCGCCACCGGCAAGTCGATCATCGACGAGGAGGACCTCCAGGACCACCTCGACGATCTGGAGCTCGCTCTGCTCTCCAGCGACGTGGAGATGGGCGTCGCCGGAGAGATCCTCTCGGGCGTCGAGGAGAACCTCGTCGGCGAGACGCGCCGTCGGCTCTCCAGTACGGGGAATCTCGTCCGTGACGCGCTCCGCGAGTCGCTGTACGACGTGATCAGCGTCGGCCAGTTCGACTTCGAGCAGCGGATTCGAGCGGCCGACAAGCCGGTCGTCATCATCTTCACCGGCGTCAACGGCGTCGGGAAGACGACGACCATCGCCAAGCTCTCAGAACGGCTCGAAGGACAGGGGCTCTCGACCGTACTCGCCAACGGCGACACCTACCGCGCGGGCGCGAACGAACAGCTCCAGAAGCACGCCGACAACCTCGATCGGACGCTGATCTCGCACGAACAGGGGTCGGACCCGGCCGCGGTGATCTACGACGCCGTCGAGTACGCCGAGGCCAACGACACCGACGTGGTGCTGGGCGACACGGCCGGCCGGCTCCACACCTCGGACGATCTGATGGCCCAACTGGAGAAGATCGACCGCGTGATCGATCCGGACATGACCATCTTCGTCGACGAGGCAGTCGCGGGACAGGACGCCGTCAACCGGGCCCGCGAGTTCGACGAGGCCGCCGAGATCGACGGCGCGGTGTTGACGAAAGCCGACGCCGATCCACAGGGCGGGGCGGCGATCTCGATCGCACACGTCACCGGGAAACCGATCCTCTTCCTGGGCACCGGCCAGGGGTACGACGATCTCGAACGGTTCGATCCGGAAGAAGTCGTCGACCGGCTGCTCGACGCCTGA
- a CDS encoding translation initiation factor IF-6: MLRAAFSGSSYVGVFARATDDCLLVRPDIEQSLQDALGAELDVPVVPTNVGGSGTVGALATGNENGLLVSSRVRDREIDRIIDAVDLPVYELPGRINAAGNVVLCNDTGAYVHANLSDEAVSVVEDALDVPVERGTLADVETVGTAAVATNRGVLCHPKSTDPELDALEALLGVPADIGTVNYGGPLVGSGLLANTNGYVVGDDTSGPELGRIEDALGYID; this comes from the coding sequence TTGCTCCGCGCGGCCTTCTCGGGTTCGTCGTACGTCGGTGTCTTCGCACGGGCGACGGACGACTGTCTGCTGGTTCGCCCCGACATCGAGCAGTCGCTACAGGACGCACTCGGTGCCGAACTCGACGTGCCGGTCGTCCCGACTAACGTCGGCGGCTCCGGCACCGTCGGAGCACTCGCGACCGGCAACGAGAACGGACTCCTCGTCTCCAGTCGCGTCCGCGACCGGGAGATCGACCGGATCATCGACGCCGTCGACCTCCCGGTCTACGAACTCCCCGGCCGGATCAACGCCGCCGGGAACGTGGTGCTCTGTAACGACACCGGTGCGTACGTCCACGCGAATCTCTCGGACGAAGCCGTCTCGGTCGTCGAGGACGCACTCGACGTGCCGGTCGAGCGGGGGACGCTCGCCGACGTCGAGACTGTCGGGACCGCCGCCGTCGCGACGAACCGCGGCGTCCTCTGTCACCCCAAGTCGACGGACCCGGAGCTCGACGCCCTCGAAGCGCTCCTGGGCGTGCCCGCCGACATTGGAACGGTCAACTACGGCGGACCGCTGGTGGGCTCTGGCCTGCTGGCAAACACCAACGGCTACGTCGTCGGCGACGACACGTCCGGTCCGGAGCTGGGTCGGATCGAGGACGCACTGGGATACATCGACTAG
- a CDS encoding ZIP family metal transporter: protein MALVENLVLVFVAGLLTALATGLGAIPFFVVDDFSDRWNVALWGVASGIMVSASLFGLVREGLAYGSPILLVPGLLAGVVLVVVGHRVVDSYDHHPEAFEEADFKKLVLILGVLTVHSFPEGVAVGVSFAELGLAGAETVTVLGLGLPVLAVFMTVAISIHNVPEGVAISIPLRTLGVSEWKMVWWAVFSSLPQPIGAVIAFAFVRLAREFLPFGFGFAAGAMVYLVVTEFVPEALEYGRDLPDGGRKELVTGAVAGVLLMVPLAFV from the coding sequence ATGGCCCTCGTCGAGAATCTCGTGTTGGTCTTCGTCGCTGGATTGCTCACGGCGCTGGCCACGGGGCTCGGCGCGATCCCGTTTTTCGTCGTCGACGACTTCAGCGATCGCTGGAACGTCGCGCTGTGGGGCGTCGCTTCCGGGATCATGGTCTCGGCGTCGCTGTTCGGACTCGTCCGGGAGGGGCTCGCCTACGGGTCGCCGATTCTGCTGGTGCCCGGACTGCTGGCGGGGGTCGTGCTCGTGGTCGTCGGTCACCGCGTCGTCGACTCCTACGACCACCACCCCGAGGCGTTCGAGGAGGCCGACTTCAAGAAGCTCGTCCTCATCCTCGGGGTGTTGACGGTCCACAGCTTCCCGGAGGGCGTCGCCGTCGGCGTGAGCTTCGCCGAACTGGGGCTGGCCGGCGCTGAGACCGTCACCGTCCTCGGGCTCGGACTCCCGGTGCTCGCGGTGTTCATGACCGTCGCTATCTCGATCCACAACGTCCCCGAGGGCGTCGCCATCTCGATCCCGCTGCGGACGCTGGGGGTCAGCGAGTGGAAGATGGTGTGGTGGGCCGTCTTCTCGTCGTTGCCCCAGCCCATCGGTGCGGTCATCGCCTTCGCGTTCGTCCGACTGGCACGGGAGTTTCTGCCCTTCGGCTTCGGCTTCGCAGCCGGGGCGATGGTGTATCTCGTCGTCACGGAGTTCGTTCCGGAAGCCCTCGAATACGGGCGCGACCTCCCCGACGGCGGTCGGAAGGAACTCGTCACCGGAGCGGTTGCCGGCGTCCTCCTGATGGTGCCACTGGCGTTCGTCTGA